Below is a window of Haloglycomyces albus DSM 45210 DNA.
AGCAATATCGGACTACACGGCAATAATAAATCCGATTCCGAGCTCACCCTGGCGCTGAAGCATGGAATCGGGCGTATAGTGGTCGATTCCTTCGATGAGATCCACCGCCTGGAACAACATGCCGCCGCGCTCGGTGTCCGTCCTCAACTGATGGTCCGAGTCAACGTTGGAGTGGAAGCGCATACTCACGAATACATCGCGACGGCTCATGAAGATCAAAAGTTCGGATTCAGCCTGACCGACGGCGACGCGTATGCCGCCGCCGATCGCATCATCCGTAGCGAGCACCTCCAACTAGTGGGTCTGCACACTCATATTGGGAGCCAGATTTTCGACACCTCCGCGTTCGAGGTCTCCGCACAACGCGCACTGCGGCTACACGCCAGGTTGCAGCGAGAGCACGGGGTCAACCTGCCGGAATTGGACCTCGGAGGTGGGTATGGAATCGCTCTGAACAGCCAGGACGATCCACAACCGCCTGAGGACATCGCCGATGGTCTGCGGGCGATTATCGCCGAGGAGTCGGCCGCCGCCGGAATCGACCAGCCGCGGATTTCCATTGAACCGGGGCGGAGTCTCATCGGCCCCAGCATGTTCACTCTCTACACCGTGGGGACGGTCAAACCGGTTCGCCTGTCGGGAGGTACCGGACGCCTGTACGTGTCGGTGGACGGCGGTATGAGCGACAACCTTCGTCCTGCGCTGTACGATGCGTCGTATTCCGCGACGCTGGCGTCTCGGGCCGACACCTCGACTGCGTCCCTCGCCCGTGTGGTGGGCAAACACTGCGAAGCGGGCGATATCGTCGTCAAAGACGAGTTTCTCCCCTCGGACATCGCCGTGGGAGACCTGCTGGCCGTCCCGGGGACCGGGGCGTATTGCCGATCCATGGGATCGAACTACAACCACATTCCCCGTCCTCCAGTCATCGCCGTCACCAGGGAGGGAAGTCGCCCCATCGTTGCCCGCGAAACCATAGAGGATCTCCTCCGACTTGACGTCGGTTGAAGCGAAACGCTGACGAAAGTACAACGAAAGGTAAGTTCAATGAAACTCGCGCTACTCGGATGCGGCACCGTCGGCAGTGAAGTCGTACGCCTCATGCGAATGCGCGCCACTGAACTTGCCAATCGCATCGGAGAGCCGCTGGAGATCGCCGGGGTGGCCGTCCGTCGTGCCGGGAAGGATCGTTCCCACCTGGGACTCGACCCCGATCTGTTCACTACCGACGCCACCGAGCTGATCAAACGTCCCGACATCGATCTCGTGGTGGAGGCGGCCGGGGGGATCGAACCGGCCAAGACCTGGATCACCACGGCTTTGTCGGAAGGCAAGAGTGTCGTGACGGCCAATAAGGCGCTTCTCGCTTCGGACGGTCCGGCACTTGCGGCAGCGGCCGAGTCCGGCCGTGCCGATCTGTATTACGAAGCGGCCGCCGCCGCGGCGATACCGCTCATGCGGCCGTTGCGTGACTCCTTTCAAGGCGACACGATCAATGCGGTGCTGGGAATCGTCAACGGGACGACCAACTACATCTGCACTCGGATGACCGAGGCGGGGATGTCGTTCGGAGAAGCGTTGGCCGAGGCCGGTGACCTGGGGTATGCGGAAGCTGATCCCAGTGCCGACCTCGACGGTTACGACGCGGCCGCCAAGGCGGCTCTGATCGCGTCGTTGGCCTTTCATACGCATATCGATCTCGGTGACGTTCACCGCGAAGGCATCTCGTCGCTCACGTCCGCCGACATTGCGGCGGCCACGGCGGATGGACGGGTCATCAAACCGCTGTGCATCGCCACCCGGGACGACGACGGTATCTCGGTGCGCGTGCATCCGGCGATGATTCCGCGCCACCATCCGTTGGCCAATGTGAACGGAGCCTACAACGCGGTGTTCATCGAGGCGGAGTCCGCTGGGCAACTGATGTTCTACGGGGCCGGAGCGGGTGGTACGGAAACCGCCTCGGCTGTCCTGGGTGATATCGTCACCGTGGCTCGTAACCGGCGTAGCGGTGCTCGCGCCTTCCCACCGGAAGCGGCGTGGCAGGAACGGCCCGTGAAGGAAATCGGACAGGCGCTCACGCGCTATTACGTCAGCCTTGACGTCGTCGATGAACCCGGGGTACTGGCTCGGGTGGCCTCCACCTTTGCGCATCATGGTGTGTCCCTGGCCACGGTCAGTCAGACCGGGCACGGGGAGGACGCACAGCTCGTCGTCGTTACGCACCTTGCGCCGGACGCCGAGCTGGCCGCCACCTTGGAGGAACTCAAGCAATTGGCTCTCGTGCGACACGTGAGCTCAACCATGAGAGTTGAAGGAGAATAGGGCACTCATGTCCGACGGTTCCATGTCACAGCACGAATTCACGGGATGGCCGGGGCTCATTCGCCGGTACCGCGATCGATTGCCCGTCAGCGCCGATACTCCGGTCGTTACCCTCCAAGAGGGAAACACTCCGCTGGTTCACGCTCCCGCCTTGTCGGAGCGAGTCGGTTGTGACGTGTATTTGAAGGTCGAGGGGCTGAATCCCACCGGGTCCTTTAAAGACCGTGGCATGACGATGGCCGTATCTAAAGCTCTCGAAGCCGAGTCGCGGGCCGTGATCTGTGCGTCGACGGGGAACACCTCGGCCTCGGCGGCGGCTTATGCGGCCCGGGCCGGGCTGACCTGTGCGGTCTTGGTTCCCGAAGGGAAGATCGCGCTCGGCAAACTGGCTCAGGCCTTGGTGCATGGGGCGGAGTTGCTGCAGGTCAGCGGTAACTTCGACGATTGCCTCACCATTGCCGACGAGCTGTCGCGCAATCACCCGGTCACTTTGGTCAATCATTTGAACCCCAATCGGATCGAAGGGCAGAAGACAGCCGCCTGGGAAGTGGTCGAACGGCTCGGCGACGCTCCGGATCTCCATGTTCTTCCGGTCGGTAACGCCGGCAATATCACCGCGTACTGGGCCGGATACGAACGGGACGTCGAGGACGGCAATGCGAGTCGCTTGCCGGTCATGCTCGGAGTGCAGGCGAGTGGAGCTGCGCCGATCGTCAATGACCGCAGGGTAAAAGACCCGCGAACCATTGCCACGGCTATTCGTATCGGTAATCCGGCCTCCTGGGACAAGGCCCTGGCGGTTCGCGACGCTTCGGCCGGGGAGATCATTGCCGCCACCGATCGTGAGATCCATGCCGCTTACATGTTCTTGGCCCGTTCCGAAGGCGTGTTCGTGGAACTGGCGTCGGCCGCCAGTGTCGCGGGTCTGTTGCAGCAGGCGGAGGCCGGGAACATCACGCCGGGACAGACGATCGTCTGCACTCTGACCGGAAACGGGTTGAAAGACCCCGACTGGGCCGTTTCGACGGCGCCGCAACCGACTCTCGTGCCCGTCGATGCCGAGGCGACCGCTGAAGTGTTGGGGTTGTAAGGAATGAGAGATTCGTCTACGGCCCTGGTTCCGGCCACGAGCGCCAATCTGGGGCCGGGTTTCGACAGCCTTGGATTGGCACTGTCCGTGCACGACACCGTCACCGCTACCCGAGTCGACAGTGGAGTACGTGTCGAGATCGATGGTCCGGCCGACGGTCTGCCTCGCGACGAAAGCCACCTCATTGCCGCCACGATCATGACCGCTTCAGAACGTCTGGGGCATCCACTGCGGGACTTCGAACTCCACTGTGTCAATCGTATTCCTCACGCGCGGGGAATGGGGTCGTCCTCCGCCGCCATCAGTGCCGGGGTCCTCTTGGCCGACTCGCTGCTGGAGACCAAGATGACCAATGGGGAAAAGGTGGCCCTGGCCAGTGAGATCGAGGGGCATCCGGATAATGTGGCTCCCTGCCTGCTGGGCGGGTTCACCATTGCCTACCTTGGGGAGACAGGTGCCCGTGCGGTGTCGCGTCGAGTCCACGAACGGGTCCGTCCCGTGGTTTTCGTCCCTCAGATGCAGGGGCTGACCGAGACGGCGCGGGCCGCGCTTCCGGCGACGGTTCCCTATACCGACGCCGTGTTCAATCTGTCTCGCTCGGCCTTGCTGGTCGAGGCGTTGACGTCGGAGCCGGATCTGTTGTGGGAGGCGACGGCGGATCGGATTCATCAGCCGTATCGGGCCAATGGAATGCCCGACGCCTGGGAGTTGGTACGCAGGCTGCGGGAACAGGGGTTCGCCGCGGCGATTTCCGGGGCCGGACCGTCGGTCATCGTGCTGTGCGACAGAGAAAGTGAGTCTCCGGGTGAATGTGAGGACTGGGAGAGACTGGAACTTGACGTCGGTCCGGGAGCCTGTGTCCTCGATGAGAGCCCGGGAAAATCGTGAGTATCGTGTCGCGGGAAGCGCTATCGGCCTCGGCGGAGTAGTTGACGTCTCAATTTTCTTTCCCGCCCCTATTGGTCATTCGGATACACATGCGCTATCATTAACCCCATAAGAGAGCCTTGTATGAAAACAGGTTCATGGCAGGCCGCTAGGAGCGGGTTCGTCAATCGATCTTCTCCCACGACACAGAAGCCAAGGACACTTTGAATAAGGCTCATCCACCCAGTGTCGTAGCATCTAAATCTAGAGGCTATGCTTATAATCACAACGGCCGCGACGCATCTAGCGTACGCTGGATCTCTGGTTTCTGCTCTACTACCTCCGCGCACATTCCGTTGCGGACAAACGGATTGGCGAGCAGACAGCTGCAAAGGCACACAATGTGGGAAACATTCGCCGCGTGACAGCTGAATCTATGACCAGTTGCTTGGCATCGTGGCTATTTGAGAACGTGGGCACGGTATTTCATTCTCGTAACTCGTGTCCGCTAAGGGAAGGAATCCATTGAGCGACACCACCGGCACATCGTCGGACCAGAAGAGCAGCGCTAAAACAACTACTAAACGCCGCCGGCCTGGGACGGGATTGGCCTCTATGCTGATGCCTCAGCTGCAGCAGATGGCGAGCAACATGGGCATCACCGGCGTGGGCCGGATGCGCAAGAGCGAACTGATCACTGCGATCAAGGCCGCCGAGGAGGCGGCTCAAGACGCTGGTGGCAGTGCAGAACAGGAGGCCCTACCAGTGCCTGACTCCGATAATCCGTCTACCGTCGATGAAAAGGAAAGCTCGGGGGTGGAGACGGCACAGCGTGGGAGACGACGCTCCGCACGCCAGACCAATGCCCCAGAGCAGGAAGACAACGTTAGCGCCGCTTCTGAATCCGAAGGCTCCGAGAATCAGTCCAGCGAAACCGCATCTGAGTCGGTTGAGCAGGTGCGGCGTGGAACCCGTCGTCGCCGTCGGGGCAACGACAGCGACTCCGGTGGTTCCGCACCGCAGCAGTCGTCCACGGAACAGTCTGAGAAGAGCTCCGATGACGACGACAATGGACGCCGTCGGCGCCGCGATTTTGACAACAACCGAGGCAACTACCGCGACCGCCGGAAGCGCCGCGATCGCACCGACCGGGATCGCCGTCGCGGCGGCTACCGGGACCGCAATGACGACAATCGGTCGAATTTCGGTGACGATCGGCGCGATCAGCGCAATGACGACGATTTGCTTCCGGTTGCCGGAATTTTGGACATCCTGGAGAACTACGCTTTCATTCGAACCACCGGATATCTCGCAGGTTCGGAAGATGTGTATGTGTCAATGGCGCAGGTGCGCCGCAATAAACTCCGCCGCGGTGACGCGGTTACCGGTGCGGTCAAGCCGCACCAGGAAAACCAGGGCGGAAAACGCCGCGAGAAGTACAACCCGTTGGTTCGTCTGGATTCCGTCAACGGGATGGATCCGGAGGAGGCGAAGCGTCGCGATGAGTTCTACAAGCTGACGCCGCTGTATCCGGATGAGCGCCTGCGTTTGGAAACCGAACCGAACAACCTCACCGGCCGCGTCATCGATTTGGTAACGCCCATCGGTAAGGGACAGCGCGCCTTGATCGTCTCGCCTCCGAAGGCTGGTAAGACGATGGTGATGCAGTCGATCGCGAACTCCATCACCACCAACAATCCTGAATGCCATTTGATGGTGGTACTGGTCGACGAACGGCCCGAAGAGGTCACCGACATGCAGCGTTCGGTGAAGGGCGAGGTCATTTCGTCCACCTTCGACCGTCCACCGTCGGATCACACCACTATCGCCGAACTGTCCATTGAACGCGCCAAGCGGTTGGTGGAACTGGGGCACGACGTCGTTGTCCTGTTGGATGGAATTACCCGTTTGGCTCGCGCTTACAACAACGCGACTCCGGCTTCCGGACGCATCATGTCCGGTGGTATCGATACCACTGCCTTGTACCCGCCCAAGAAGTTCCTGGGTGCCGCCCGCAACATTGAAGGCGGCGGTTCGCTCACGATTGTGGCGACGGCTCTGGTGGAGACCGGTTCGATGGGTGACACGGTCATCTTCGAAGAATTCAAGGGAACCGGTAACTCCGAGCTGAAACTGGACCGGAAGATCGCGGAGAAACGGCGTTACCCGGCTGTCGA
It encodes the following:
- the lysA gene encoding diaminopimelate decarboxylase, coding for MRAHEAGALHGDFTGLRPSWLTVPVDVNELHGYLWPQNVSRDDRGELTVAGHSVSELARQYGTPAYFFDEGDFRTRCHRWAEAFDFADVYYAAKAFCSKAVLRIVAEYGFKVDVCTEGEMVVALTAGIEPSNIGLHGNNKSDSELTLALKHGIGRIVVDSFDEIHRLEQHAAALGVRPQLMVRVNVGVEAHTHEYIATAHEDQKFGFSLTDGDAYAAADRIIRSEHLQLVGLHTHIGSQIFDTSAFEVSAQRALRLHARLQREHGVNLPELDLGGGYGIALNSQDDPQPPEDIADGLRAIIAEESAAAGIDQPRISIEPGRSLIGPSMFTLYTVGTVKPVRLSGGTGRLYVSVDGGMSDNLRPALYDASYSATLASRADTSTASLARVVGKHCEAGDIVVKDEFLPSDIAVGDLLAVPGTGAYCRSMGSNYNHIPRPPVIAVTREGSRPIVARETIEDLLRLDVG
- a CDS encoding homoserine dehydrogenase, with amino-acid sequence MKLALLGCGTVGSEVVRLMRMRATELANRIGEPLEIAGVAVRRAGKDRSHLGLDPDLFTTDATELIKRPDIDLVVEAAGGIEPAKTWITTALSEGKSVVTANKALLASDGPALAAAAESGRADLYYEAAAAAAIPLMRPLRDSFQGDTINAVLGIVNGTTNYICTRMTEAGMSFGEALAEAGDLGYAEADPSADLDGYDAAAKAALIASLAFHTHIDLGDVHREGISSLTSADIAAATADGRVIKPLCIATRDDDGISVRVHPAMIPRHHPLANVNGAYNAVFIEAESAGQLMFYGAGAGGTETASAVLGDIVTVARNRRSGARAFPPEAAWQERPVKEIGQALTRYYVSLDVVDEPGVLARVASTFAHHGVSLATVSQTGHGEDAQLVVVTHLAPDAELAATLEELKQLALVRHVSSTMRVEGE
- the thrC gene encoding threonine synthase, translated to MSDGSMSQHEFTGWPGLIRRYRDRLPVSADTPVVTLQEGNTPLVHAPALSERVGCDVYLKVEGLNPTGSFKDRGMTMAVSKALEAESRAVICASTGNTSASAAAYAARAGLTCAVLVPEGKIALGKLAQALVHGAELLQVSGNFDDCLTIADELSRNHPVTLVNHLNPNRIEGQKTAAWEVVERLGDAPDLHVLPVGNAGNITAYWAGYERDVEDGNASRLPVMLGVQASGAAPIVNDRRVKDPRTIATAIRIGNPASWDKALAVRDASAGEIIAATDREIHAAYMFLARSEGVFVELASAASVAGLLQQAEAGNITPGQTIVCTLTGNGLKDPDWAVSTAPQPTLVPVDAEATAEVLGL
- the thrB gene encoding homoserine kinase, which codes for MRDSSTALVPATSANLGPGFDSLGLALSVHDTVTATRVDSGVRVEIDGPADGLPRDESHLIAATIMTASERLGHPLRDFELHCVNRIPHARGMGSSSAAISAGVLLADSLLETKMTNGEKVALASEIEGHPDNVAPCLLGGFTIAYLGETGARAVSRRVHERVRPVVFVPQMQGLTETARAALPATVPYTDAVFNLSRSALLVEALTSEPDLLWEATADRIHQPYRANGMPDAWELVRRLREQGFAAAISGAGPSVIVLCDRESESPGECEDWERLELDVGPGACVLDESPGKS
- the rho gene encoding transcription termination factor Rho, encoding MLMPQLQQMASNMGITGVGRMRKSELITAIKAAEEAAQDAGGSAEQEALPVPDSDNPSTVDEKESSGVETAQRGRRRSARQTNAPEQEDNVSAASESEGSENQSSETASESVEQVRRGTRRRRRGNDSDSGGSAPQQSSTEQSEKSSDDDDNGRRRRRDFDNNRGNYRDRRKRRDRTDRDRRRGGYRDRNDDNRSNFGDDRRDQRNDDDLLPVAGILDILENYAFIRTTGYLAGSEDVYVSMAQVRRNKLRRGDAVTGAVKPHQENQGGKRREKYNPLVRLDSVNGMDPEEAKRRDEFYKLTPLYPDERLRLETEPNNLTGRVIDLVTPIGKGQRALIVSPPKAGKTMVMQSIANSITTNNPECHLMVVLVDERPEEVTDMQRSVKGEVISSTFDRPPSDHTTIAELSIERAKRLVELGHDVVVLLDGITRLARAYNNATPASGRIMSGGIDTTALYPPKKFLGAARNIEGGGSLTIVATALVETGSMGDTVIFEEFKGTGNSELKLDRKIAEKRRYPAVDVHASSTRKDDLMMSSDEQAVMLKLRRVLASLEPQQAIDQLFDRLKKTQTNAEFLMQIVKTTPGE